Proteins encoded by one window of Mesorhizobium sp. INR15:
- a CDS encoding ABC transporter substrate-binding protein: MRMPELTALLTATAVFTSALAFAAKADDVHVLNWKGYGADEPWAIEAFEKATGNKVINDFFNSEQEMLTKIRTNPGLYDVVMINAAFNDQAMAEKLIQPIDTSKLPNYADISKDKAGSPMLDHDGKVYGVPWVWGLTALAINDKSFDKAPTSIAEMWDPAHKGRVIIRDDAVEAVQFGAIATGQNINDIKDMDAVKAKLTSLMPQIKTFWSAENDWNQMVASNQIDIGTYWSGSADRAKTHFKLPVSLVIPREGAVAWLDAFSIPAGSKNVAGAEAFINYMIDPKFYVEWVTKVGAPVSANTKAVEALPEDAFNRKVMGDPDVAKRIQFQAPITDAQREAYLALWQQLKVDVK, translated from the coding sequence ATGCGCATGCCTGAACTGACCGCTTTGCTGACGGCGACCGCCGTCTTCACCTCCGCACTCGCGTTCGCCGCCAAGGCGGATGACGTTCATGTGCTCAACTGGAAGGGTTACGGCGCCGACGAGCCCTGGGCGATCGAAGCCTTCGAGAAAGCGACCGGCAACAAGGTCATCAATGACTTCTTCAATTCCGAACAGGAAATGCTGACCAAGATCAGGACCAATCCGGGCCTCTACGACGTGGTCATGATCAACGCCGCCTTCAACGACCAGGCGATGGCGGAAAAACTGATCCAGCCGATAGATACCTCCAAGCTGCCGAATTATGCCGACATCAGCAAGGACAAGGCGGGATCGCCGATGCTCGACCATGACGGCAAGGTCTATGGCGTGCCGTGGGTGTGGGGCCTGACGGCGCTCGCCATCAACGACAAATCCTTTGACAAGGCACCAACCAGCATCGCCGAGATGTGGGATCCGGCGCATAAAGGCCGCGTGATCATTCGCGACGACGCGGTCGAGGCCGTTCAGTTCGGCGCCATCGCCACCGGCCAGAACATCAACGACATCAAGGATATGGATGCGGTCAAGGCGAAACTGACCTCGCTGATGCCGCAGATCAAGACCTTTTGGAGCGCCGAGAACGACTGGAACCAGATGGTCGCCTCCAACCAGATCGACATCGGCACCTACTGGAGCGGCTCGGCCGACCGTGCCAAGACGCATTTCAAACTGCCGGTCTCGCTGGTCATCCCTCGGGAAGGTGCTGTCGCCTGGCTCGACGCATTCTCCATTCCGGCTGGCTCCAAGAACGTCGCCGGCGCCGAGGCCTTCATCAACTACATGATCGATCCGAAATTCTACGTCGAATGGGTCACCAAGGTTGGTGCGCCCGTCTCGGCCAACACCAAGGCCGTGGAAGCTCTCCCTGAAGATGCCTTCAACCGCAAGGTGATGGGCGACCCTGATGTCGCCAAGCGGATCCAGTTCCAGGCGCCGATCACCGACGCGCAGCGCGAAGCCTATCTGGCGCTGTGGCAGCAGCTGAAGGTCGATGTGAAGTAA
- a CDS encoding GntR family transcriptional regulator, producing MKRRAVQLSPGTGKPEQIATVLEHEIRSGVLGFGDRLQSENELVQRFSVSRNTVRKGLEELSSRGLITTKVGIGSFVTFDGKPVDDAIGWSRALANAGANAETRTLRLEVIEDADLAALLGIESPFFIAVDRVRTNASDGHAISIERSRLPLSPELEDVPLRGLREGSLHQTLRAAGLVPDHGEEWVGIEMLNAEDAAILGCPLGAPFLRGRRLTRAADERPIEYVTSLLNPAHFALHMRF from the coding sequence ATGAAACGGCGCGCGGTTCAACTGTCTCCCGGCACGGGCAAGCCCGAGCAGATCGCCACCGTTCTCGAACATGAAATCCGTTCCGGCGTGCTTGGCTTTGGCGACCGCCTGCAGAGCGAGAACGAGCTCGTCCAGCGCTTTTCCGTCAGCCGCAATACGGTCCGCAAGGGCCTCGAAGAACTGTCCAGCCGCGGATTGATCACCACTAAGGTCGGCATCGGCTCTTTCGTCACCTTCGATGGCAAGCCTGTCGACGATGCCATTGGCTGGTCGCGGGCACTGGCCAATGCCGGCGCGAATGCCGAGACCCGAACACTGCGGCTCGAGGTGATCGAGGATGCGGATCTTGCCGCGCTGCTTGGCATCGAAAGCCCGTTTTTCATTGCTGTTGACCGCGTGCGCACCAATGCCAGCGATGGCCATGCAATCTCGATCGAACGCAGCCGGCTGCCCCTGTCGCCGGAACTTGAGGATGTGCCTTTGCGCGGTCTGCGCGAAGGTTCGTTGCACCAGACGTTGCGTGCCGCCGGTCTGGTCCCCGACCATGGCGAGGAATGGGTCGGGATCGAAATGCTGAACGCCGAGGACGCTGCCATTCTCGGTTGTCCGTTGGGAGCGCCGTTCCTGCGCGGGCGCCGATTGACCCGCGCCGCGGACGAACGGCCGATCGAATATGTCACCAGCCTGCTCAACCCCGCGCATTTCGCGCTGCATATGAGGTTCTGA
- a CDS encoding ADP-ribosylglycohydrolase family protein: MSDTATEHLDRAMGALIGGALGDALGMPTQLLSPARIAELYGHVEDFIAPFADHPVSKGLLAGTITDDTEQALLLGRILAASGDGFDHARWVNALLDWEREVKARGSYDLLGPSTKRAIDAINNGVSAEEAGRSGDTNGAAMRIGPVGIMMPLEPLDVFVAKVAETCRATHNTSIAIASAAAVAAAVSRGIGGGDWRAASDSAVAAARRGAMLGNWVTGGDIAARIVWAQDLVRGNRVKDAIRLITDLVGTGVASQESVPAAFAVLEVAGGDPWQAAVISANLGGDTDTIGAIAAGMAGACTGFAHLPQDRIAKLRGIDLAEVKALAIDLLAARATKARSGKDAAA; the protein is encoded by the coding sequence ATGTCGGACACCGCCACGGAACATCTCGATCGCGCCATGGGCGCTCTCATTGGTGGCGCGTTGGGCGACGCGCTGGGTATGCCGACGCAGCTCCTGTCTCCAGCCCGCATCGCCGAACTCTACGGCCATGTCGAGGATTTCATCGCGCCTTTCGCCGACCATCCGGTGTCGAAGGGGCTGCTTGCGGGCACGATCACCGACGACACGGAGCAGGCGCTGCTGCTGGGGCGCATCCTGGCTGCTTCAGGCGATGGCTTCGACCATGCGCGCTGGGTCAACGCGCTGCTCGACTGGGAGCGCGAGGTCAAGGCGCGCGGCAGCTATGACCTTCTTGGGCCATCGACCAAACGTGCCATCGATGCGATCAACAATGGCGTGTCGGCTGAGGAGGCCGGGCGCAGCGGCGATACCAATGGTGCGGCCATGCGCATCGGGCCAGTCGGCATCATGATGCCGCTCGAGCCATTGGATGTGTTTGTCGCCAAGGTGGCGGAGACTTGCCGGGCCACCCACAATACCTCGATTGCCATCGCCTCTGCGGCTGCCGTTGCCGCCGCTGTCAGCCGTGGCATTGGCGGTGGCGACTGGCGCGCCGCTTCCGACAGCGCCGTCGCGGCGGCGAGGCGAGGGGCGATGCTCGGCAACTGGGTGACCGGCGGCGACATCGCCGCGCGGATCGTGTGGGCGCAGGACCTTGTTCGCGGCAACCGGGTAAAGGACGCGATCCGGCTGATCACTGATCTGGTTGGCACCGGCGTTGCCAGCCAGGAATCGGTTCCGGCAGCGTTCGCCGTGCTGGAAGTCGCAGGTGGAGATCCATGGCAGGCGGCCGTCATCAGCGCCAATCTTGGTGGCGACACCGACACGATCGGCGCCATAGCCGCCGGCATGGCCGGCGCCTGCACCGGTTTCGCGCACCTACCGCAGGATCGCATCGCCAAGCTGCGAGGCATCGACCTTGCTGAGGTGAAGGCATTGGCGATCGATCTCCTCGCCGCCAGGGCAACAAAGGCCCGTTCGGGCAAGGACGCGGCGGCATGA
- a CDS encoding ABC transporter permease, with product MATTRILEWLGRAYIGLLLAFLYLPIIIMALMSFNVSQFYQLPFEWTTEWYASLWQNNQLIAATWNSIEIAVITTVICVVLGSAASLALFRYEFRGKKFLQALLFPPIAIPWLITGTAMLIFFFGVGIGRGLFAILLGHVALALPYVIVVVSARLQTFAPELEEAARSLGANQWQVTARVTLPWIMPGVIAGGLFAFAVSFDQFVVSYFLATPGQTTLPVEIYAAIRKGFTPEINAVSTIIIVVSMALMLLTARFFKFGGEK from the coding sequence ATGGCGACGACGCGCATTCTCGAATGGCTCGGCCGGGCTTACATCGGGCTGCTGCTCGCCTTCCTCTACCTGCCCATCATCATCATGGCGCTGATGTCGTTCAACGTCTCGCAATTCTACCAACTGCCGTTCGAATGGACGACGGAATGGTACGCCTCGCTGTGGCAGAACAACCAGTTGATCGCTGCCACCTGGAACAGCATCGAGATCGCGGTCATCACGACTGTTATCTGCGTGGTGCTCGGCTCGGCGGCATCGCTGGCGCTCTTTCGTTACGAGTTTCGCGGCAAGAAATTCCTGCAGGCGCTGCTGTTTCCGCCGATCGCCATTCCGTGGCTGATCACCGGCACCGCGATGTTGATCTTTTTCTTCGGCGTCGGCATCGGGCGCGGCCTGTTTGCGATCCTGCTTGGCCATGTGGCGCTGGCGCTGCCCTATGTCATCGTCGTGGTTTCCGCCCGGCTGCAGACCTTCGCGCCGGAGCTGGAAGAGGCGGCGCGTTCTCTCGGTGCCAACCAGTGGCAGGTGACAGCGCGTGTGACGCTGCCCTGGATCATGCCCGGCGTCATTGCCGGCGGGTTGTTTGCCTTCGCCGTCTCCTTCGACCAGTTCGTGGTGTCCTATTTCCTGGCGACGCCCGGGCAGACGACGTTGCCGGTCGAAATCTACGCCGCGATCCGCAAGGGCTTCACGCCCGAGATCAATGCGGTCTCGACAATCATCATTGTCGTGTCGATGGCGCTGATGCTGCTCACGGCGCGCTTCTTCAAATTCGGCGGAGAGAAATAA
- a CDS encoding PfkB family carbohydrate kinase — MSGRLVHIGSAVVDYVYRIDALPMPGTEKTASSFAQVAGGGFNMMVAAARTGMKVVFGGQLGSGPNGDFLRAAFAMAGIETLTPPSPVMDSGNCVAMISRDAERTFISWPGAESVLSLDMMAPVSVVPGDWVFTSGYTLSYPESRDALTDWLELLPADIPFAFDPTPIISDIPHPILARVLARTTWLSCNTTEAAEIAGPGDVETVAAQLLKIHCPHADGVVIRSGAGGCHVRLADGTAQAIPGFRVAAIDTNGAGDTHIGAFISALARGVQPFEAARYANAAAAISVTRHGGSSAPTDAEIQTFLSQAGGPSITEPGQTHKAHQTA, encoded by the coding sequence ATGAGTGGGCGTCTCGTCCATATCGGCAGTGCGGTGGTCGACTATGTCTACCGTATCGACGCCTTGCCGATGCCAGGCACGGAAAAGACCGCTTCGAGTTTTGCCCAGGTCGCCGGCGGCGGCTTCAACATGATGGTGGCGGCGGCCCGTACCGGCATGAAGGTGGTCTTCGGCGGCCAGCTCGGCAGCGGGCCGAACGGCGACTTCCTGCGCGCTGCCTTCGCCATGGCAGGCATCGAGACGCTGACACCGCCATCGCCTGTCATGGACAGCGGGAATTGCGTCGCCATGATCTCGAGGGATGCCGAACGCACCTTTATCTCATGGCCGGGTGCGGAGAGCGTGCTCAGCCTGGACATGATGGCACCTGTGTCGGTCGTGCCTGGAGATTGGGTGTTTACCTCGGGCTACACGCTGAGCTATCCTGAAAGCCGCGATGCGCTGACCGACTGGCTTGAGCTGCTGCCGGCGGACATTCCCTTCGCCTTTGATCCAACACCGATCATTTCGGACATTCCGCATCCCATCCTGGCGCGGGTGCTTGCCCGCACGACATGGTTGAGCTGCAACACCACCGAAGCAGCCGAGATTGCTGGTCCGGGCGATGTCGAGACGGTCGCGGCGCAGCTGTTGAAAATCCATTGCCCGCACGCGGATGGCGTCGTCATCCGTTCCGGGGCTGGCGGCTGCCATGTGCGGCTGGCCGACGGCACGGCCCAGGCCATTCCTGGCTTCCGGGTTGCGGCGATCGACACAAACGGCGCCGGCGATACCCATATCGGTGCCTTTATCAGCGCGCTGGCACGAGGCGTGCAGCCTTTCGAGGCGGCGCGCTACGCAAATGCGGCAGCCGCGATATCGGTCACCCGGCACGGCGGTTCGTCGGCGCCGACCGACGCGGAGATTCAGACATTCCTGAGCCAGGCAGGCGGTCCATCGATCACTGAGCCAGGCCAGACCCACAAGGCCCATCAGACAGCCTGA
- a CDS encoding ABC transporter permease encodes MAVQGAVASRGGLRSALPLLAPAYLWLTVAIFLPLSAMVFFSFMTDLPLSGKPWAFTLGNYAAFFSQSLYLTLLLASLRLGLEVTLWCVVIGYPAAYVLAKVLKGRSREAIFLLVILPFWSNGLVRIFSWAMVLREGGILDTGLNAVLPFKINIDLMYSYPAVIIGLVHSYVPYMVLTCYLTLQAIDDSLIEAGRSLGASRLQVLKRVIIPLSMPGLVAGAALIFVPVVGSFMEPRILGGRTGTFYGTVIEDQFVAVFNWPLGAALSFILLAVVLVILAVASPVLRRAA; translated from the coding sequence ATGGCAGTACAAGGCGCGGTCGCGTCGCGCGGCGGGCTGAGATCGGCATTGCCACTGTTGGCGCCTGCCTATCTCTGGCTGACGGTGGCGATCTTCCTGCCGCTTTCGGCGATGGTCTTTTTCTCCTTCATGACCGACCTGCCGCTTTCCGGAAAGCCCTGGGCGTTCACGCTCGGCAACTACGCCGCCTTCTTCTCGCAAAGCCTTTACCTGACATTGCTGCTGGCCTCCCTGCGGCTTGGCCTCGAGGTGACGCTATGGTGCGTCGTCATCGGCTATCCCGCTGCCTATGTGCTGGCCAAAGTGTTGAAGGGCCGTAGCCGCGAGGCGATCTTCCTGCTCGTCATCCTGCCGTTCTGGTCGAACGGGCTGGTGCGCATTTTCTCCTGGGCGATGGTGCTGCGTGAGGGCGGCATTCTCGATACGGGGCTGAACGCGGTGCTGCCGTTCAAGATCAACATCGACCTGATGTACTCCTATCCAGCCGTCATCATCGGGCTGGTGCATTCCTACGTGCCCTACATGGTGCTGACCTGCTATCTCACCTTGCAGGCTATCGACGACTCCCTCATCGAAGCCGGACGCTCGCTCGGCGCCTCGCGGTTGCAGGTGCTGAAGCGGGTGATCATTCCGCTGTCTATGCCGGGACTTGTCGCGGGCGCGGCGCTCATCTTCGTACCGGTCGTCGGTTCCTTCATGGAACCACGCATTCTCGGCGGCCGTACCGGCACTTTCTATGGCACTGTCATCGAAGACCAGTTCGTCGCCGTCTTCAACTGGCCGCTGGGAGCGGCACTGTCCTTCATCCTGCTGGCTGTTGTCCTCGTCATCCTGGCGGTGGCGTCGCCGGTGCTGCGGAGGGCCGCGTGA